The proteins below come from a single Dinghuibacter silviterrae genomic window:
- a CDS encoding universal stress protein yields MKPMNMQYAPTGNEGSGQPKQILVATDFSSSAANAFEYALELAKVLRQDVCVLHAVGSLEGVNNNTYNALYIEDYQNSKREALKAWVDKFTERFAGVTVTTRVDVGSVSGSIVKYAEEQPVALIVMGASGSTGISGLFGSNTSSVVIKTTTPVLIVPPESTFSAQPVITLASDYDSRLSASDVEGLNELIQAVGSGKLQVLNVVEKSDPAALSAGEEALKKVITGAELVFNYLTDTDPTSGILNFIESSQTDILCVVKHHHNVIYRIFTRSTVNRVLNRSIKAVLVLHE; encoded by the coding sequence AACGAAGGCTCCGGCCAGCCGAAACAGATCCTGGTGGCCACCGACTTTTCCAGCAGTGCCGCCAACGCTTTTGAGTATGCCCTGGAACTGGCCAAGGTGCTTCGCCAGGATGTCTGTGTGCTCCACGCCGTAGGTTCCCTGGAAGGTGTCAATAACAATACGTACAACGCTTTATATATAGAAGACTACCAGAACAGCAAGCGGGAAGCGTTGAAGGCCTGGGTGGATAAATTCACAGAACGATTTGCCGGTGTCACCGTGACCACCCGGGTGGACGTGGGCTCCGTCAGCGGCTCGATCGTCAAGTATGCGGAAGAACAGCCTGTGGCCCTGATCGTGATGGGCGCCAGCGGGTCAACCGGCATTTCGGGTTTGTTCGGGAGCAATACGTCCTCTGTGGTCATCAAGACGACGACCCCGGTGTTGATCGTTCCGCCCGAAAGTACTTTTTCGGCCCAACCCGTGATCACCCTGGCCTCCGACTACGACTCCCGGTTGTCCGCCAGCGACGTCGAAGGGCTCAACGAACTGATCCAGGCCGTTGGCTCCGGGAAGCTCCAGGTCCTGAACGTCGTGGAAAAATCCGATCCCGCCGCCTTGTCGGCCGGAGAGGAAGCCTTGAAAAAAGTGATCACCGGCGCCGAGCTGGTGTTCAACTACCTGACCGATACGGACCCTACCTCTGGGATATTAAATTTCATCGAGTCCAGCCAAACGGACATTCTTTGCGTTGTAAAACATCACCACAACGTGATCTACCGCATTTTTACCCGCAGCACCGTGAACCGGGTGCTCAACCGGTCGATCAAGGCGGTGCTGGTGTTGCACGAGTAG